The Thermodesulfobium sp. 4217-1 genome includes a region encoding these proteins:
- the fdhF gene encoding formate dehydrogenase subunit alpha: MSELLNVKIDGKPYQFHKGDTILKACKQVGLEIPTLCYLEGISEEGSCSLCVVEIKGIKTLQRACITEVAEGMEITTNSEAIHEARKINLELLLAHHPLDCMTCDKDSDCVLQDLAYQFGIKKSQFLDEKDTFSCPIETAWDTNLFIQFDPQKCILCRCCVGACENQAVVEAIGIAMRGYKSVVSTPFNLALEQTNCQFCGACVQACPTGALIEKPRIGKGKIFKFKKTETVCAYCGVGCNLALYKDKNNNLVMARAVENKDPNRGRLCVKGRYGYEYVNSFERLTKPLIKEDGIFREASWEEAIDYTANRLLEIKEKYGPDSIGVLGSARCTNEDNYIIQKFARAALGTNNIDHCARLCHSSTVTGLGKAFGAGAATNPISDIENADVMFIIGSNTTETHPVIAQFIKENKKKRGAKLIVCDPRNTDIAKYADTFIQHYPGTDVILLNAMMKIIVDQELTDKEFIANHTEGFERLLKILENFNIDDASKITGVDKKLIEEAAIVYAKGPNSMIFYTMGITQHHVGVDNVLSIANLALITGHIGKEGNGIDPLRGQSNVQGACDVGVLPDVYTGYQRVTDEFARKKFEDFWKVDLPKNTGYAVSQFGDLTLEGKLKAVYTMGENPMVTEADVRHVKESLGKLEFLAVQDIFLSETAEIADVVFPAKAAYEKSGTFTNTERRVQLLRPARNPSPSVKDDWKIVCEVATRMGYSMHYKDEEMIWNEIRELTPSLKGITYERLEENSLQWPCPDETHTGTKILHYNGNFKRPNGKALISGVEFHPPIEIPDDKYPFILTTGRMLFHYHSRNETRRVKVLENFVPENFVEINPEDAKELNLKNKDKVKIRTRRGEIVVKVKISTKPKRGVIFVSFHFSETNANILTINALDPEAKIPEYKACACAIEKF, encoded by the coding sequence ATGAGTGAATTATTAAATGTAAAAATTGACGGAAAACCTTATCAGTTTCACAAGGGAGACACGATTTTAAAAGCATGTAAACAAGTTGGCCTTGAAATACCAACTCTTTGCTATCTTGAGGGCATTTCAGAAGAAGGCTCATGCAGTTTGTGTGTGGTAGAGATTAAAGGTATAAAAACTCTACAAAGAGCTTGTATTACAGAAGTTGCTGAAGGAATGGAAATCACTACAAACTCAGAAGCTATACACGAAGCAAGAAAAATCAATCTTGAGCTCTTGCTGGCCCATCACCCATTGGATTGTATGACATGTGATAAAGACTCTGACTGCGTTCTTCAAGATCTTGCTTATCAATTTGGCATAAAGAAGAGCCAATTTCTTGACGAAAAAGATACATTTTCTTGTCCAATAGAAACTGCGTGGGATACAAATCTGTTTATTCAATTTGATCCACAGAAGTGTATACTTTGCAGGTGTTGTGTGGGCGCTTGCGAAAATCAGGCAGTAGTTGAAGCGATTGGCATTGCAATGAGAGGTTATAAATCTGTTGTCTCTACTCCTTTTAATCTCGCGCTGGAGCAAACTAATTGCCAATTTTGTGGAGCATGCGTTCAAGCATGTCCAACCGGTGCGCTTATCGAAAAACCACGAATTGGAAAGGGAAAGATATTTAAATTTAAAAAGACTGAAACTGTATGTGCCTATTGTGGCGTTGGTTGCAACCTTGCGCTTTACAAAGACAAAAACAATAATCTTGTTATGGCAAGAGCCGTTGAAAACAAAGATCCAAACAGAGGTAGACTCTGTGTAAAGGGTAGATATGGCTATGAATATGTAAATTCTTTCGAGAGACTCACAAAACCTCTTATAAAAGAAGATGGCATTTTTAGAGAGGCCTCATGGGAAGAAGCCATTGACTATACTGCAAACAGATTGCTTGAGATTAAAGAAAAATATGGCCCTGATTCCATTGGCGTTCTTGGCTCTGCCCGTTGCACCAACGAGGATAATTATATAATCCAAAAATTTGCGCGAGCTGCCTTGGGCACAAACAACATAGATCACTGTGCAAGGCTGTGCCACTCTTCGACCGTTACAGGATTAGGCAAGGCATTTGGAGCAGGTGCTGCAACAAACCCAATCTCGGACATTGAAAACGCAGATGTTATGTTTATTATTGGTTCTAATACAACCGAAACTCATCCTGTCATCGCTCAATTTATTAAAGAAAATAAGAAAAAAAGAGGAGCGAAATTAATAGTTTGTGATCCAAGGAATACAGATATTGCAAAATATGCCGACACTTTTATCCAACACTACCCCGGAACTGATGTAATACTTCTAAATGCGATGATGAAGATTATCGTCGATCAAGAACTTACGGATAAAGAATTTATTGCCAATCACACAGAAGGCTTTGAAAGACTCTTAAAGATTCTTGAAAACTTTAATATAGATGATGCTTCAAAGATTACAGGCGTCGATAAGAAACTAATTGAAGAGGCAGCGATTGTTTATGCTAAAGGTCCAAATTCAATGATTTTCTACACAATGGGCATAACACAACACCATGTAGGAGTTGACAACGTTCTTTCTATTGCAAATCTTGCTCTTATTACAGGACACATAGGCAAAGAAGGAAACGGTATAGACCCATTAAGAGGACAATCAAACGTACAGGGCGCATGTGATGTAGGCGTATTACCCGACGTATATACAGGCTATCAGAGGGTAACAGACGAATTTGCAAGAAAGAAATTCGAAGATTTCTGGAAGGTAGATCTCCCTAAGAACACTGGCTACGCAGTATCACAATTTGGAGACCTGACGCTTGAAGGAAAGCTAAAAGCCGTGTATACAATGGGAGAAAACCCGATGGTCACAGAAGCAGACGTTCGTCACGTAAAAGAGAGTCTTGGAAAGCTGGAATTCTTAGCCGTACAGGATATTTTTCTTTCTGAAACTGCTGAAATTGCAGATGTTGTCTTTCCTGCCAAAGCCGCTTATGAAAAGTCTGGTACATTTACGAACACAGAAAGAAGAGTTCAGCTCCTGAGACCTGCAAGGAATCCATCTCCATCTGTAAAAGATGACTGGAAAATAGTATGTGAAGTCGCCACTCGTATGGGATATTCAATGCATTATAAGGATGAGGAAATGATTTGGAACGAAATAAGAGAGCTCACGCCTTCACTTAAAGGGATAACCTATGAAAGATTGGAAGAAAATTCTCTGCAATGGCCTTGTCCTGATGAAACACATACAGGCACGAAAATTCTCCACTACAATGGCAACTTCAAGCGCCCTAACGGGAAAGCTCTTATTAGCGGCGTAGAGTTTCATCCACCCATTGAAATACCCGATGATAAATATCCATTTATTCTTACAACTGGCAGAATGCTTTTCCATTATCACTCAAGAAATGAAACCAGAAGGGTTAAGGTGCTTGAAAATTTCGTTCCAGAAAATTTCGTAGAGATCAATCCTGAAGATGCCAAAGAGCTCAACCTTAAAAATAAAGATAAGGTTAAAATTCGAACAAGGCGCGGAGAGATCGTCGTAAAAGTAAAAATTTCGACGAAGCCCAAGAGAGGCGTCATATTTGTGAGCTTTCATTTCTCTGAAACAAATGCAAACATACTCACCATAAACGCGCTCGATCCTGAGGCAAAGATACCAGAATACAAGGCATGCGCCTGCGCTATTGAAAAATTTTAA
- a CDS encoding pyridoxal phosphate-dependent aminotransferase has protein sequence MKNLDLATTDFFNSIAPSCIRKSSIVFSDRLKRTGEPVSAINVAIGNISLPTHPAMLRRLLSVEDESLKKGIWRYTQTEGIDSVNQTFKNIIKSFLKPGLDPELFTMVDTGASHIMKLVMLGVCGKFKDANRPLMMLDPVYTNYISIAQELGREIVAIDRELNSDGIFSDVEIDTIEKIIEEKNPSAFLIIPYDNPSGTLMTQETINKFAKICIKHNIFFVSDEAYRGLYYRDDIKFAPSIWNVSEDEVLGINEAKIRISIESFSKLFNACGLRMGALVTDNQLFFEQARAANTTYLCPSCIDQYIASAIALEDQRELQGWVMSLRSYYKRILSELYSGLKSLMPDLIVTQPEAAIYSMVDVRNVVKPGFDANDFVMYCASEGSVEINGINYTLLVAPAAGFYKNKNPYANTQMRIACVLNDKEMKLVPELFARLLREYEDKR, from the coding sequence ATGAAAAATTTAGATTTGGCTACAACTGATTTTTTCAATTCAATCGCTCCTTCATGTATTAGAAAGTCCAGCATAGTTTTTTCAGATAGGCTTAAGAGAACTGGTGAACCTGTCAGTGCCATAAACGTTGCTATAGGCAATATTTCCTTGCCCACTCATCCTGCAATGTTAAGAAGATTGTTATCTGTGGAGGATGAAAGTCTAAAGAAAGGTATATGGAGATATACTCAGACTGAGGGGATAGATTCTGTAAATCAGACTTTTAAAAATATTATAAAGTCTTTTTTAAAGCCTGGTTTAGACCCTGAACTTTTTACAATGGTGGATACTGGCGCGTCACATATTATGAAGCTGGTGATGTTGGGCGTTTGCGGTAAGTTCAAGGATGCAAATAGACCTCTTATGATGCTCGATCCCGTTTATACTAACTATATTTCAATTGCTCAGGAATTGGGCAGGGAAATAGTGGCGATAGATAGGGAATTAAATTCTGATGGCATATTTAGTGATGTTGAAATAGACACCATCGAAAAGATAATTGAGGAAAAGAATCCTTCAGCTTTTCTGATAATACCTTATGACAATCCATCGGGAACGCTTATGACTCAGGAGACTATAAATAAATTCGCAAAAATTTGCATCAAACATAATATATTTTTCGTAAGCGATGAGGCATACAGAGGGCTTTATTATAGGGATGATATAAAATTTGCTCCTTCAATATGGAACGTTTCTGAAGATGAGGTTCTTGGAATCAATGAAGCAAAAATAAGGATTAGTATAGAGTCATTTTCAAAGTTATTTAATGCCTGTGGCCTCAGAATGGGGGCGCTTGTCACAGATAATCAATTGTTTTTTGAGCAGGCAAGGGCTGCCAATACCACTTATCTGTGTCCTTCTTGCATTGATCAATACATTGCCTCTGCAATTGCACTTGAGGACCAAAGAGAGCTTCAAGGCTGGGTAATGTCATTGAGATCATACTACAAGAGAATATTGAGCGAGCTTTATAGCGGTTTGAAATCTCTAATGCCAGATCTAATTGTTACTCAACCAGAGGCAGCAATATATTCTATGGTGGACGTAAGAAATGTAGTAAAGCCTGGATTCGACGCAAATGACTTTGTTATGTATTGTGCGAGCGAGGGTAGCGTAGAGATTAATGGAATAAATTATACCCTTCTTGTAGCTCCTGCTGCTGGATTTTATAAAAACAAAAATCCTTACGCTAATACTCAGATGAGAATAGCTTGCGTTCTAAACGATAAAGAAATGAAATTGGTACCTGAGCTGTTTGCAAGATTGCTTAGAGAGTATGAGGATAAAAGATAG
- a CDS encoding C-GCAxxG-C-C family protein, which yields MDKEELVLQYFPKLGNCAQSVLHTFCEDLDFDRDKAINLARGFGAGIGGMGEICGAVSAAIMVIGLHLGNVVSDESKLKELTEQKTTIFLESFKGIHGSYHCRDLLGGCSLKTPLGKSEFKEKELLNNVCKQCVKSSVKITDNIIQNLDI from the coding sequence ATGGATAAAGAAGAACTCGTTTTGCAATATTTTCCGAAGCTTGGCAACTGTGCACAGTCAGTTTTACATACCTTTTGTGAAGATTTGGATTTTGATAGGGATAAGGCTATAAATTTGGCTCGTGGGTTTGGTGCTGGCATTGGCGGAATGGGCGAAATATGTGGTGCTGTAAGTGCAGCTATTATGGTCATAGGTTTGCATTTAGGCAATGTGGTTAGCGATGAAAGTAAATTGAAAGAACTAACAGAACAAAAAACGACTATATTTTTAGAAAGCTTTAAAGGGATACACGGTTCATATCATTGTAGAGATTTGTTGGGGGGCTGCTCACTGAAGACGCCTCTTGGCAAAAGTGAGTTTAAAGAAAAAGAATTGCTAAATAACGTTTGTAAGCAATGTGTGAAAAGTTCGGTAAAGATTACTGATAATATTATTCAAAATCTTGATATATAA
- a CDS encoding prepilin-type N-terminal cleavage/methylation domain-containing protein, translated as MRILYNKHGITLLEILVSIFILSIFMLVSFGSLSRSMIVEKNLHVYNKALEIAQSNFERALSDKSDHDLSLEETSCVDSDCFKVNIQKIANNNKKLIIINVVDKENPKRFEDVTLQTEI; from the coding sequence GTGAGGATTCTATATAACAAACATGGAATTACTTTATTGGAGATTTTGGTAAGCATTTTTATTCTATCAATATTTATGTTGGTTTCTTTCGGTAGTCTATCTCGCTCTATGATAGTGGAAAAGAATCTACACGTTTACAATAAAGCTCTTGAAATTGCGCAAAGTAATTTTGAACGAGCCCTGTCAGATAAAAGCGATCATGACTTGAGCCTTGAAGAGACTAGCTGCGTTGATAGCGACTGTTTTAAGGTAAACATTCAAAAGATTGCAAACAACAATAAGAAATTGATAATCATAAATGTAGTTGACAAAGAGAATCCAAAAAGATTTGAAGATGTTACATTACAAACTGAGATATAA
- a CDS encoding solute carrier family 23 protein, which produces MTEKVNLKYNFDDRPPLYIIFLQGLQWLVLILPPLVIVASTIAKLDNFSYSEEVNFLAKIFLISGIFQILQLKFGHKLSLLVGPSTALMLGFVLNPGASLEEISFASISVGIFILILAKSNIIRRFSILQSKGVTVSVLLLIGISLIPISISLAFSSVPFTSTENIIFILILSIITIFFSKQSFPLSKFSIFFFMSISSIIFLIFIKPIHTEPVLSANLFSLQMPKFDPVITISFLFCYLGVVINEIGSTQSLFGVLNIPPSLEKTNKGILFDAISGIFSGIFGSVGTVSYSLTPALIVMTQNASKYSFYLVGLIFILASLYPTLVGIFVQIPTQVIAASLLVVGYIQIEAAIKLSKSEKGYHSLHIGLISFLGYLIIPYIFEKVVIILPELNILSGLFLNGFSAGLLSAIIAEIIYRIFKRAQNIQSK; this is translated from the coding sequence ATGACTGAGAAGGTAAACTTAAAATACAATTTTGATGATAGACCTCCACTGTACATAATCTTTCTTCAGGGTTTACAATGGCTAGTCTTAATACTCCCACCCTTAGTCATTGTAGCCAGCACCATAGCAAAGCTAGACAACTTCTCATACTCAGAAGAAGTAAATTTTCTTGCAAAGATATTTCTAATTTCAGGCATTTTTCAAATACTTCAACTAAAATTTGGTCACAAATTGTCCCTTTTGGTTGGGCCATCCACTGCTCTAATGCTGGGCTTTGTCCTGAATCCTGGTGCATCTTTGGAAGAGATCTCGTTCGCCTCAATATCAGTAGGCATATTTATACTAATCCTTGCAAAGAGCAATATCATAAGACGATTTTCAATACTTCAGTCAAAAGGAGTGACAGTAAGCGTGCTTTTGCTAATAGGGATTTCGCTCATTCCCATTTCTATAAGCCTAGCCTTTTCATCGGTGCCTTTTACTTCTACCGAAAATATAATTTTTATTCTGATATTATCGATAATTACGATTTTCTTTTCTAAACAAAGCTTCCCCCTATCAAAATTTTCGATCTTCTTCTTTATGAGCATATCTTCAATCATTTTCTTAATATTTATAAAGCCTATTCACACAGAACCTGTTTTAAGTGCTAATTTATTTTCACTCCAAATGCCAAAATTCGATCCCGTCATAACAATATCGTTTTTATTTTGTTATCTTGGAGTGGTAATAAACGAGATAGGCTCTACTCAATCTCTTTTCGGAGTGCTAAATATTCCCCCATCTCTTGAAAAAACAAATAAAGGCATTCTATTTGACGCTATATCTGGAATATTTTCTGGGATTTTTGGGTCAGTTGGAACTGTTAGCTATTCGCTTACGCCTGCCTTGATAGTAATGACTCAAAACGCATCAAAGTATTCGTTTTACCTTGTTGGTTTAATATTTATACTCGCCTCGCTATACCCTACTCTGGTTGGAATTTTCGTGCAGATACCTACTCAGGTAATTGCAGCGTCTCTTCTAGTGGTGGGATATATCCAGATAGAGGCAGCGATAAAGCTTTCAAAATCAGAAAAGGGTTATCACAGCCTTCACATAGGCTTAATTTCTTTTTTGGGATACTTAATCATTCCATACATCTTCGAAAAAGTAGTAATTATTCTGCCAGAGTTAAACATCTTATCAGGTCTTTTCTTAAATGGCTTTAGCGCTGGATTACTATCAGCAATTATTGCAGAAATTATCTACAGAATTTTCAAAAGAGCGCAAAACATACAGTCAAAATAG
- a CDS encoding prephenate dehydratase domain-containing protein has product MKKIFTVLFLAFILFQSKCFADVCYLGPAGTYSEEASMQYFGSSEKLIPNKTVTQSIDMLKEGKCQYAVVPVENTIGGPVYNYLELVAEDDSLTVVGKVDLPIRQALLVWGDTQLKNIKTVYSHPQGISQSKEWLKQNLPDAKIVEVSSTAEASKKVSELKDNSSAAIASEGSAKVYHLNVLAHDIQMNDSNVTRFWVVTNINRQNNNGDHYILVLTGDDNQAVKLLDSLENSGYKIGYIHDIPRKTYLGDYIYIVELNSNSSTTNINDLIDDGAYSDLNIHILGRY; this is encoded by the coding sequence TTGAAAAAAATTTTTACTGTTTTATTTTTAGCTTTTATTTTATTTCAGAGCAAGTGCTTTGCTGATGTTTGCTATCTAGGACCTGCTGGGACCTATAGCGAAGAGGCGTCAATGCAATATTTTGGCTCCAGTGAGAAGCTAATCCCAAACAAAACCGTAACTCAGTCAATAGACATGCTTAAAGAAGGCAAATGTCAGTATGCAGTAGTGCCTGTAGAAAATACCATAGGTGGCCCCGTTTATAACTATTTAGAGTTAGTTGCTGAGGATGACAGTTTAACTGTCGTAGGAAAGGTCGATCTGCCTATTAGACAGGCTCTTTTGGTTTGGGGTGATACTCAGTTAAAAAACATAAAAACAGTATACTCACATCCGCAGGGCATATCCCAGAGCAAGGAATGGCTTAAGCAAAACTTGCCCGATGCTAAAATTGTTGAGGTATCTAGTACTGCTGAGGCTTCCAAAAAGGTTTCAGAACTAAAGGATAATTCCAGTGCTGCAATTGCATCAGAAGGTTCTGCAAAAGTCTATCATTTAAACGTTTTAGCTCATGACATTCAAATGAATGACTCAAACGTTACGAGGTTTTGGGTTGTCACAAATATAAATAGGCAAAACAATAATGGCGATCACTATATCTTGGTTTTAACTGGTGACGACAATCAGGCAGTAAAATTACTCGACTCTTTAGAAAATAGCGGTTATAAGATTGGCTATATTCATGATATACCCAGAAAGACCTATTTAGGCGATTATATATACATAGTCGAATTAAATTCAAATTCAAGCACTACCAATATTAATGACCTAATAGATGATGGCGCTTATTCTGATCTAAATATCCATATTTTGGGTAGATATTAA
- a CDS encoding diguanylate cyclase yields MDVLLLGQSKLVSKCINDVIKKGTDFKPVFLEFFSETKDFVNKNKSNILCGVIGMSDLPDATVNEYVDYLTDNKIPLFIFSSALNENIREKFLKKGIVECINKDRNFSLDYLLRLIIRLDKDKSIKVLIVDDSAIMREYMASLLKTYNFQVIAVENAKDAIEVVGKVENIKLVLTDENMPGMRGVELVDVLRKTYSYEEMAIIGISAIENTILTKEFLLVGANDFILKPFNREEFFLRVLQNIEILELIENNRKFITTDILTGLHNINFLYEAGRKLLENAKRNNQKLMLSVIDVDNFKDINNINGHLLGDKVLKNIAKIFENRFRSGDIVVRVGAGEFCVMGIVNNDSAFNIFESLRRQIESYVFAIDGRELNLTVSIGVTTKIENNVELMLEQAYELLHKAKDLDKNKVILNVD; encoded by the coding sequence ATGGATGTATTGTTATTGGGGCAGAGTAAGCTTGTGTCCAAATGTATTAATGATGTTATTAAAAAGGGGACTGATTTCAAGCCTGTGTTTCTCGAATTTTTTAGTGAAACGAAAGACTTTGTCAATAAAAATAAAAGCAATATTTTATGCGGCGTAATTGGTATGTCTGATTTGCCCGATGCAACAGTTAATGAATACGTAGATTATTTAACAGATAACAAAATTCCTTTATTTATTTTTTCTTCTGCTTTAAATGAAAACATTAGAGAAAAGTTTCTAAAAAAGGGTATTGTGGAATGTATAAATAAAGACAGAAATTTTAGCTTAGATTATCTATTGAGGCTAATTATTAGGCTGGATAAAGACAAATCTATCAAAGTTTTAATTGTAGATGACTCAGCCATTATGAGAGAATATATGGCCTCTCTTTTAAAGACGTATAATTTCCAGGTTATTGCTGTAGAAAATGCAAAAGATGCCATTGAAGTTGTGGGTAAAGTTGAAAATATAAAGCTTGTTTTAACCGATGAAAATATGCCTGGGATGCGTGGAGTCGAGTTGGTAGACGTCCTTAGAAAAACATATTCATATGAGGAAATGGCAATTATCGGGATCAGCGCTATAGAAAACACTATTTTGACCAAGGAATTCTTATTGGTTGGAGCCAATGACTTTATTCTTAAGCCATTTAATAGAGAAGAATTTTTCTTAAGAGTTTTGCAAAATATCGAAATTTTGGAATTAATCGAAAATAATAGAAAATTTATAACAACTGATATATTAACGGGGCTTCATAACATAAACTTTTTATATGAAGCAGGTAGAAAACTTTTAGAGAACGCAAAAAGAAACAATCAAAAGCTTATGCTCTCTGTGATTGACGTTGATAACTTCAAGGACATAAATAATATAAATGGACATCTTCTTGGTGATAAGGTTTTAAAAAATATTGCAAAGATTTTCGAAAATAGATTTCGATCTGGAGACATTGTTGTCAGGGTTGGCGCAGGTGAGTTTTGTGTTATGGGTATAGTAAACAATGACAGCGCTTTCAATATTTTCGAATCGCTTAGAAGACAGATAGAGTCCTATGTATTTGCAATTGATGGCAGAGAATTAAATTTGACAGTGTCTATTGGCGTAACAACAAAAATAGAAAATAATGTTGAGCTTATGTTAGAACAAGCTTATGAGCTTCTGCATAAGGCAAAAGATTTGGATAAAAATAAAGTTATTCTTAATGTTGATTAA
- a CDS encoding glycine betaine ABC transporter substrate-binding protein, which yields MKKIFVLLLVIAVASFVSIGCSNNNRTKTIVIGSKPFNEQYIVANMMAILLKENGFNVEIKQGLGGSLINFEALKKDQIDAYLEYTGTAYNVILKLPPLKSWNPDYVYEKSKEEMLSKYSILTIAKLGFRDDYAIAIKKDFAQKHDINNLSELSKYAPSMTLGTDPEFATRQDGLPRIKEIYGYSFGNVKQMEPTLMYEAVKNNQVNAISSYTTDSRVDMFGLKVLEDDKSALPPYDAIIIVNKKFAEQYPEAIKVLQKLNNVINTDEMRKLNYKFDVEKESADSIAKEFLIKKGLIKK from the coding sequence GTGAAAAAGATTTTTGTTCTTTTGTTAGTAATTGCAGTTGCTTCATTTGTATCTATAGGTTGTTCTAACAACAATAGAACTAAAACCATAGTCATTGGATCGAAACCATTTAATGAACAGTATATAGTTGCAAATATGATGGCAATACTATTGAAAGAAAATGGATTTAATGTAGAGATAAAACAAGGCCTGGGCGGATCTTTAATTAACTTTGAAGCATTGAAAAAGGATCAAATTGACGCCTATCTTGAATATACAGGCACGGCATATAATGTAATCTTAAAGCTGCCGCCTTTGAAGAGTTGGAACCCAGATTATGTTTACGAGAAAAGCAAAGAAGAAATGCTATCTAAATATTCAATACTTACCATTGCGAAGCTTGGCTTCAGAGATGACTATGCTATAGCGATAAAAAAGGATTTTGCGCAAAAACACGATATAAATAACCTGAGCGAGCTATCAAAGTATGCTCCATCAATGACCCTTGGCACCGATCCAGAATTTGCCACCCGACAAGATGGCCTGCCAAGGATAAAAGAGATATACGGCTACTCATTTGGAAACGTAAAACAGATGGAACCCACGCTAATGTACGAGGCCGTAAAGAACAATCAAGTAAACGCAATTTCAAGCTACACCACAGATTCAAGAGTGGATATGTTTGGGCTCAAAGTCTTAGAAGATGACAAATCTGCCCTGCCCCCGTATGACGCAATAATCATTGTGAACAAAAAATTTGCAGAACAATACCCGGAGGCTATCAAAGTACTTCAGAAGTTGAACAACGTTATCAACACAGATGAAATGAGAAAACTAAACTATAAATTTGACGTTGAAAAAGAAAGTGCGGATAGCATTGCAAAAGAATTTTTGATCAAAAAGGGTTTAATAAAAAAGTAG
- a CDS encoding diguanylate cyclase has translation MFVLICEYSKFISKYLYNAIKQDSNLEPIIFISFKEFEDFVGNNSDNVLCAVLGLVLPDAPNGEAVDVCIKNKIPAIVFTSTLNDDIRDTLIKKGVADYVLKDSNNNLDYVIKIVKRLYKNKDIKVLIVDDSSVSRKFMEDILRSHNLHVFSAKNSDEALSLLDKNKDIKLILVDENMPGMRGSDLVNNIRKSFTKEQMAIIGISSYSNSLLTVEFLKRGANDFILKPFYKEEFCLRVMQNIEILEMFESQKVYATTDFLTGLYNRRFLFDAGEKLLDNAKRNNLELSLAIIDVDNFKDINDTYGHLFGDMVLKTLAKLIKNRFRAGDIVSRLGGDEFCVIGIMGDDTAGIFESLRKYIASYEFRDAENSTKLTISVGVTTKLANSVESMIKRADKMLYKSKKLGRNVVTVDNL, from the coding sequence TTGTTTGTATTAATATGTGAATATAGTAAATTTATATCAAAGTATCTTTACAATGCTATCAAACAGGATAGCAATCTCGAACCGATAATTTTCATTTCTTTTAAAGAATTTGAAGATTTTGTTGGGAACAACTCAGATAATGTTCTTTGTGCTGTTCTTGGTCTAGTCCTGCCAGACGCTCCAAACGGAGAAGCTGTGGACGTTTGTATAAAAAATAAAATTCCAGCAATTGTTTTTACTTCTACTTTAAATGATGACATCAGGGACACATTGATTAAAAAAGGTGTGGCAGACTATGTACTAAAAGATAGCAACAATAATCTTGACTATGTTATAAAAATTGTCAAAAGACTCTATAAGAACAAAGATATAAAGGTCCTTATAGTTGATGACTCTTCTGTTTCAAGAAAATTTATGGAAGATATATTGAGATCGCATAATCTCCATGTTTTTTCCGCAAAAAATTCTGATGAGGCATTGTCTCTTTTAGATAAAAATAAAGACATAAAACTAATTCTTGTTGATGAAAATATGCCAGGAATGAGAGGTTCTGATTTAGTAAACAACATAAGAAAATCTTTTACCAAAGAACAAATGGCTATTATAGGTATAAGTTCATACTCAAACAGTTTGCTGACTGTCGAATTCTTAAAGCGTGGTGCAAATGATTTTATATTAAAGCCTTTTTATAAAGAAGAATTTTGCTTAAGAGTTATGCAAAATATAGAGATATTAGAGATGTTCGAATCCCAAAAGGTTTACGCAACTACAGACTTTCTTACGGGGCTATACAATAGAAGGTTTTTATTCGATGCAGGTGAAAAACTTTTAGATAATGCTAAAAGAAACAATCTTGAACTTTCTTTGGCCATAATAGACGTTGACAATTTCAAAGATATAAATGACACGTATGGCCACCTTTTCGGAGATATGGTTTTAAAAACTCTTGCAAAGCTAATAAAAAATAGATTCAGGGCTGGCGATATCGTTTCCAGGTTGGGCGGAGACGAGTTTTGCGTTATTGGAATTATGGGTGATGATACTGCTGGCATTTTTGAATCATTGAGAAAATATATAGCCTCTTATGAATTTAGAGATGCTGAAAACAGCACAAAACTGACCATATCAGTGGGGGTTACAACTAAATTAGCTAATAGTGTCGAGTCTATGATAAAACGTGCAGATAAAATGCTTTACAAGTCTAAAAAGTTAGGCAGAAACGTAGTTACTGTAGATAATTTATAA